In Chryseobacterium oranimense, a single window of DNA contains:
- a CDS encoding VOC family protein, whose product MNLVSIRIITSNTESLVNFYEQITGISAIRYTPDFAELKTQNTTLAIGSTKTLQFFGGESVAQPAENRTAIIEFLVDDVDKEFERLKDFLSSKIVQEPTVMPWGNKSLLFRDPDGNLVNFFTPATKESKEKFTV is encoded by the coding sequence ATGAATTTGGTATCAATACGTATCATTACTTCCAACACCGAAAGTTTAGTAAATTTTTATGAGCAGATAACAGGAATTTCAGCAATACGGTATACCCCGGATTTCGCTGAACTGAAAACCCAAAATACGACTCTTGCTATCGGAAGCACCAAAACCCTGCAGTTTTTTGGCGGGGAAAGTGTAGCTCAACCTGCTGAAAACCGCACTGCAATAATAGAATTTCTAGTGGATGATGTAGATAAGGAATTTGAAAGGTTAAAGGATTTCCTGTCATCTAAAATTGTTCAGGAACCGACTGTAATGCCCTGGGGTAATAAATCATTGCTGTTCAGGGATCCCGATGGCAACCTGGTGAACTTCTTTACTCCAGCAACAAAAGAATCAAAAGAAAAGTTTACTGTCTGA
- a CDS encoding TetR/AcrR family transcriptional regulator: MERKSAAGSIRNKERSKKKFLDAVGKILKSKGYAALKVNDIAAVAGVDKKMIYTYFGGMDGLMDEYIRSQDYWSNVTTDQVLPDRGDGGRFVVEQMLLQQYDYVHSNKELQKLLLWRLSESRKSLTKLTNMQEESGESLFKLIADPYFGERSWDFRAISAILVSGLYYLNMYASVNGSIFCGIDLNTPEGRERIKKAVSFLVDQTYENL, encoded by the coding sequence ATGGAAAGAAAATCAGCCGCAGGCAGTATCCGGAACAAGGAACGCAGTAAAAAAAAGTTTTTGGATGCTGTTGGAAAAATTCTGAAATCGAAGGGATATGCAGCATTGAAAGTAAATGATATTGCAGCCGTTGCAGGAGTAGATAAAAAAATGATCTACACCTATTTTGGCGGGATGGATGGGCTTATGGATGAGTATATCCGGTCGCAGGATTACTGGAGTAATGTGACTACCGATCAGGTATTGCCTGACAGAGGAGACGGTGGAAGATTTGTTGTAGAACAAATGTTACTACAGCAATATGATTACGTACACAGCAACAAGGAGCTGCAAAAATTATTATTGTGGCGTTTATCCGAATCCCGGAAATCTTTAACCAAGCTTACCAATATGCAGGAAGAGAGTGGGGAAAGCCTTTTTAAACTGATTGCTGATCCCTATTTTGGAGAGCGTTCGTGGGATTTTCGTGCAATATCGGCTATTCTGGTTTCAGGCCTTTATTACCTTAATATGTACGCTTCTGTAAATGGCAGTATTTTTTGCGGTATCGATCTGAATACGCCTGAAGGCCGCGAAAGAATTAAAAAAGCAGTATCGTTTTTAGTCGATCAGACATACGAGAATCTGTAA
- a CDS encoding peptidase domain-containing ABC transporter → MHFIPQKDQMDCGPACLAMIARHYGKSYSLNYLRDHSFISREGVSLSGISEAAKSIGIESASYSISLDELNQHQSFPSIIHWNQNHFVVLYAIRKSMFTGKKIYKIADPSHGLLSLSEERFKKSWISTDNKEGIAMYLSPTDSFFSAKDQNEKELSISFLYKYLVPHWSKIVVLFLLLLVGTLITLIFPILTQKLIDDGVEPKNLEIITYILLGQLAFFLGNIVLSILRNWILLSVGTQINIQIISDFFKKLLLLPVKFFDTRMMGDFNQRIQDHERIEQFLTSQGITTLFSILVFSVFFGVLWFYDFRILVVYVTLTFLSVIWSLIWMKKRKSLDYFRFQQQSQNQQSNFEILNGVTELKINQYETLKLRQWEEIQHKLYDINMRILKNDQIQVAGFDFLNQLKNILVTFLAASFVVSGKMTLGGLLSVSYIIGQMNSPVAQLIGFFRSLQEAKLSLSRLNEVQNHPDEEQDNLKPLDLNTLNYNGTEAKKGIRLNNVSFQYEGPKSPFVLKDIDIFIPEGKITAIVGSSGSGKTTLMKLLLRFYDPTAGEILYNDDNILSLSPKSIRENCGVVMQDGYIFSDTIKRNIATGDEHIDTQKLHNSARIANIESFIQSNPLEYETKIGASGNGISGGQKQRILIARAVYKNPHYIFFDEATSALDADNEKIIHNNLQSFFKDKTVVIIAHRLSTVKNADQIIVLKDGQVSELGHHNYLVEKKGEYFSLVKNQLELGA, encoded by the coding sequence ATGCATTTTATTCCACAAAAAGATCAGATGGATTGTGGACCAGCATGTCTTGCCATGATAGCAAGACATTATGGTAAATCTTATTCTTTAAACTATTTACGGGATCATTCTTTCATTTCCCGCGAAGGGGTCTCTTTATCGGGTATAAGTGAAGCTGCAAAATCTATCGGTATTGAATCTGCATCTTACTCCATTTCATTGGATGAACTGAACCAGCATCAAAGCTTCCCCAGTATTATTCACTGGAATCAAAATCATTTTGTAGTACTTTACGCTATCAGAAAATCCATGTTTACGGGGAAGAAAATATATAAAATTGCCGATCCTTCCCATGGATTGCTCTCATTATCTGAGGAAAGGTTTAAAAAATCCTGGATATCAACAGATAATAAGGAGGGTATTGCTATGTATCTATCCCCTACAGATAGTTTTTTTTCTGCAAAAGACCAGAATGAAAAGGAATTATCCATATCATTTTTATATAAATATCTTGTTCCTCACTGGAGTAAAATAGTAGTATTATTTCTCTTACTGCTTGTAGGTACACTTATAACACTGATATTTCCGATTTTAACGCAAAAACTGATCGATGACGGGGTTGAGCCAAAAAATCTCGAGATCATTACCTATATTTTACTTGGCCAGCTCGCTTTTTTCCTTGGAAATATAGTCCTCAGTATCCTTAGAAACTGGATTCTTTTATCTGTGGGAACCCAAATTAATATCCAGATTATTTCAGACTTTTTCAAAAAACTGCTGTTGCTCCCGGTCAAATTTTTTGATACGAGAATGATGGGAGACTTTAATCAGCGAATTCAGGATCATGAGCGGATTGAACAGTTTTTAACGTCACAAGGTATCACCACTCTATTTTCGATCCTTGTCTTCTCTGTATTTTTCGGAGTGCTCTGGTTTTATGATTTCCGGATTCTTGTTGTTTATGTAACCCTTACTTTTTTATCTGTAATATGGTCTTTAATCTGGATGAAAAAGCGTAAATCTCTTGATTATTTTCGTTTTCAGCAGCAAAGTCAGAACCAGCAGTCCAATTTTGAAATATTAAACGGGGTTACCGAGCTTAAAATAAATCAGTACGAGACTTTAAAGCTGCGCCAGTGGGAAGAAATTCAGCATAAATTATATGATATCAATATGCGGATACTTAAAAATGATCAGATACAGGTAGCAGGATTCGACTTTCTGAATCAGTTAAAAAATATTCTGGTCACTTTTCTTGCCGCATCATTTGTGGTGAGCGGAAAAATGACGTTAGGCGGACTTTTGAGTGTTTCTTACATTATAGGACAGATGAACTCACCGGTCGCTCAACTAATAGGCTTCTTCCGTTCTTTACAGGAAGCCAAATTAAGCTTATCCCGTCTGAATGAAGTTCAGAATCATCCTGATGAGGAACAAGACAATTTAAAACCATTGGATTTAAATACATTAAATTATAATGGAACTGAAGCAAAAAAGGGAATCCGTCTGAACAATGTTTCATTTCAGTATGAAGGCCCGAAATCTCCTTTCGTATTAAAAGACATTGATATTTTTATCCCTGAAGGAAAAATCACAGCTATCGTAGGATCCAGCGGCAGCGGAAAGACAACGCTTATGAAACTGCTTTTAAGATTTTATGATCCCACAGCCGGCGAAATCTTATATAACGACGATAATATACTTTCGCTATCTCCCAAAAGTATCCGGGAAAACTGCGGAGTCGTGATGCAGGACGGCTATATTTTTTCAGATACTATAAAAAGGAATATTGCAACGGGTGATGAACATATTGATACGCAAAAACTTCATAATTCAGCCCGGATCGCGAATATTGAATCGTTTATTCAAAGTAATCCGTTGGAATATGAAACCAAAATCGGAGCTTCAGGAAACGGGATATCGGGCGGGCAAAAGCAGCGGATTTTAATTGCAAGAGCGGTGTATAAAAATCCTCATTACATTTTTTTTGATGAGGCAACTAGCGCATTGGATGCGGATAATGAAAAAATCATACACAACAATCTTCAGTCCTTTTTCAAGGATAAAACAGTGGTTATTATCGCGCACCGTCTGTCAACGGTGAAAAATGCGGATCAGATTATTGTTTTAAAAGACGGACAGGTTTCCGAGTTGGGACACCATAACTATTTGGTGGAAAAGAAAGGAGAATACTTCAGCCTGGTTAAAAACCAACTGGAATTGGGAGCATAA
- a CDS encoding outer membrane beta-barrel family protein gives MSFKFLWLAFFCCLPEIIFSQNYSISGRSVEENKAIAYASLILKKDSVTISEIISDSIGNYKFSDLASGHYTLYGSYLGSHTRKEIDLTQNVIQNINFPSGTNQIEEVRMTGKKALIERKVDRLIFNVENSTAAAGGDVMDVLRVAPRVKVQNDQISMVGKSGLSVMVDERIIQLTGDDLINYLKTIKSENIKSIEIITLPPSKYNAEGNSGIVNIKTKKAKSNSWNGNISTTYKQATYATGSGSASYNMKKDKITLSSSASYIYGSLGPVESNKIYYPDLIWQETNNRRDRTNSASFNLGLDYEISKKWSMGLVFNHANNKPVVFDNNTSQLTDIAGRTIDSLFITKGRNERKRISNQLNYHVVYLMDSVGRKLSLDYDFFNYVNDSYRPFNTIKTFSGNSVPLTSAINKGEQNIRNNSINIDMEHPLEWIKLNYGARASFITTENDFKYFEVNDNTTELDANQSNLFNYTENTQSLYFSGYKKIADEWEIKLGMRMENTQTEGISATLQERNKMKFTKFFPTLYVVYTPNKDNSYSINYGRRIQRPSYNFLNPFRWITSPYMYSEGNPFLQPSFTDNIELGYSYKNNYNTNLYFTYIDNGFGQVTFLDSSTNIQRIYPINYLVNKTIGLNQTFSINPVSWLSANLIVDIYYSYAKSEIEALLPSLKGWNGEFTFNTDIIFNKNKTFFANINFLYVTAGTLGLDKNTAYNQLDISLKMLLLNKKLVLSLHLNDMLSSNRPTYTTYTNSIKNSITNYYDDRFVRLSMSYNFGKSFGNKMRKEKNTEEFNRVR, from the coding sequence ATGAGCTTTAAATTTCTTTGGCTTGCATTTTTTTGCTGCTTACCGGAAATTATATTTTCTCAAAACTATTCTATAAGCGGAAGAAGTGTTGAGGAAAATAAAGCGATTGCTTATGCATCATTAATTCTTAAAAAAGATTCAGTAACAATCTCAGAAATCATATCGGACAGTATCGGGAATTACAAGTTCAGTGATCTTGCTTCGGGACATTATACTCTTTACGGAAGTTACCTGGGAAGCCATACCAGAAAAGAAATTGATCTTACACAAAATGTAATACAAAATATAAACTTTCCTTCCGGAACCAACCAGATAGAGGAAGTAAGGATGACAGGAAAAAAGGCTTTGATTGAGCGAAAGGTTGACCGCTTGATCTTCAATGTGGAGAATTCCACTGCTGCTGCGGGAGGTGATGTAATGGATGTTCTGAGGGTCGCTCCACGGGTGAAAGTTCAGAATGACCAGATTTCAATGGTAGGCAAAAGCGGTTTATCCGTTATGGTGGATGAAAGAATCATCCAGCTTACCGGTGATGATCTCATTAATTATCTAAAAACCATAAAGTCTGAAAATATAAAAAGTATTGAAATCATTACCCTGCCGCCTTCCAAATATAATGCGGAAGGAAACAGCGGAATTGTCAATATAAAAACGAAAAAGGCAAAATCCAATTCATGGAATGGGAATATCAGCACTACTTACAAACAGGCAACATATGCTACGGGTTCAGGTTCTGCGTCCTATAACATGAAAAAAGATAAAATAACATTAAGCAGCTCGGCTTCATACATATATGGTTCACTGGGTCCTGTAGAAAGCAATAAAATTTACTACCCGGACCTGATATGGCAGGAAACAAATAACAGAAGGGACCGGACTAACTCTGCTTCATTCAACCTAGGGCTGGATTATGAGATCTCCAAAAAATGGTCTATGGGGTTAGTATTTAACCATGCCAACAACAAGCCTGTTGTATTTGACAACAATACAAGTCAGCTGACAGATATTGCAGGCCGTACTATAGATTCACTTTTTATAACAAAGGGCAGAAATGAAAGAAAAAGAATTTCCAACCAATTAAATTATCATGTTGTTTATCTGATGGATTCTGTAGGACGAAAACTTTCCCTGGACTACGACTTTTTCAATTATGTCAATGATTCCTATCGACCGTTTAATACAATAAAAACATTCTCGGGAAATTCGGTTCCTTTAACTTCTGCTATTAATAAAGGGGAACAGAATATCCGCAATAATTCCATTAATATCGATATGGAGCATCCGCTGGAGTGGATCAAGCTAAACTATGGTGCCAGAGCATCTTTTATCACAACTGAAAATGATTTTAAATACTTTGAGGTTAATGATAATACTACCGAACTGGATGCTAATCAAAGTAATCTTTTCAACTATACGGAAAACACACAGTCATTGTATTTTTCAGGGTATAAAAAGATAGCTGATGAATGGGAAATTAAATTAGGGATGAGAATGGAAAACACTCAAACCGAAGGCATTTCCGCAACGTTACAGGAAAGAAATAAAATGAAATTCACTAAATTTTTTCCAACCCTGTACGTTGTATACACCCCTAATAAAGACAATTCTTATTCCATTAATTATGGAAGACGAATCCAAAGACCTTCCTATAATTTTTTAAATCCTTTCCGATGGATAACTTCACCGTATATGTATTCAGAAGGAAATCCTTTTTTACAGCCTTCGTTTACTGATAATATCGAATTGGGATACAGCTATAAAAACAATTATAATACAAATCTGTATTTTACTTATATAGATAACGGCTTCGGACAGGTTACATTTTTAGATTCAAGTACAAATATCCAGCGTATATATCCGATTAATTATTTAGTGAACAAAACGATAGGTCTCAATCAGACATTTTCTATAAATCCTGTTTCTTGGTTAAGCGCTAATTTAATCGTTGATATTTATTACAGTTATGCAAAATCTGAGATTGAAGCATTACTCCCTTCACTAAAAGGCTGGAATGGTGAATTTACTTTCAATACAGATATTATTTTTAATAAAAACAAAACTTTTTTTGCAAACATTAATTTTTTATACGTCACAGCAGGAACATTAGGCCTTGATAAAAATACAGCTTATAATCAACTTGATATTTCACTAAAAATGCTCTTGCTAAACAAAAAGCTTGTTTTGTCTCTTCATTTAAATGATATGCTCAGCTCCAACCGTCCTACATATACAACATATACCAACTCGATTAAAAATTCAATTACCAATTATTACGATGACAGATTTGTAAGGTTATCAATGTCTTACAATTTTGGGAAATCTTTCGGTAATAAGATGAGAAAAGAAAAAAATACAGAAGAATTTAATCGGGTCAGATAA
- a CDS encoding P1 family peptidase: protein MSKQKPRARDLGIPFEGIPGEFNAITDVAGIEVGYSTIISEDPKIRTGVTAILPRGKHYNPVFAGWHALNGNGEMTGTTWITESGFLETPIMITNTNSVGTVRDSVLKWFVETGWYKEENWYTYPVVAETYDGILNDIYGFHVKEKHVYEALNNARSGNLQEGNTGGGTGMRSFGFKAGTGTASRLIHINEKTYTVGTLVQSNFGEKKHLTIAGVPVGKEISNLPDAGLHTTHPFKEGDGSIVVVVATDAPLLPHQLKRIATRVSLGIGAVGGYGNNGSGDIFITFSTANPDAFHRQNTTKVEQLSNDAMNPLFEATAQSVEEAIINAMIAAETMEGHNGSIMHKLPQQQLLEILKNYNRISPIIG from the coding sequence ATGAGCAAGCAAAAACCCAGAGCAAGAGATCTTGGAATACCTTTTGAAGGCATTCCCGGAGAATTTAATGCCATAACTGATGTAGCAGGCATTGAAGTTGGTTACAGTACTATTATTTCAGAAGATCCAAAAATCAGGACAGGAGTTACGGCCATTTTGCCCAGAGGAAAACATTACAATCCTGTTTTTGCGGGCTGGCATGCATTAAACGGAAATGGAGAAATGACGGGCACTACATGGATCACAGAATCCGGTTTTCTGGAAACTCCCATCATGATTACCAATACCAACAGTGTAGGAACAGTACGGGATTCCGTTTTGAAATGGTTTGTAGAAACCGGCTGGTACAAAGAGGAAAACTGGTATACCTATCCGGTGGTTGCAGAAACCTATGATGGTATTTTAAATGATATTTATGGTTTTCATGTGAAAGAGAAGCACGTATATGAAGCCTTAAATAATGCCAGATCCGGAAATCTACAGGAAGGTAATACAGGGGGCGGAACAGGAATGAGGAGCTTCGGCTTCAAAGCAGGTACCGGAACAGCATCAAGATTGATCCATATAAATGAAAAAACATATACTGTCGGTACTTTGGTACAGTCTAATTTTGGAGAAAAAAAGCATCTGACCATTGCAGGTGTCCCTGTTGGTAAGGAAATATCTAATCTGCCTGACGCCGGCCTCCACACAACCCATCCTTTTAAAGAAGGCGATGGTTCTATTGTAGTGGTAGTGGCTACTGATGCCCCTCTGCTGCCACACCAGCTGAAAAGAATAGCAACAAGAGTTTCTTTAGGAATAGGTGCAGTAGGCGGATATGGCAATAACGGATCGGGAGATATTTTTATCACCTTTTCGACAGCCAACCCGGATGCTTTTCACAGGCAAAACACTACAAAAGTGGAACAGCTCTCCAATGATGCAATGAATCCATTATTCGAAGCAACGGCCCAATCTGTAGAAGAAGCCATCATTAACGCTATGATTGCTGCAGAAACCATGGAAGGCCATAATGGAAGTATAATGCATAAGCTTCCGCAACAACAGCTTCTTGAAATATTGAAAAATTATAACAGAATATCCCCAATTATAGGTTAA
- a CDS encoding alpha/beta fold hydrolase: MTEKETLNPAIIHGMAIIDSNLRIHYAETGKGEKVIVLLHGFPQTWWEWRYIMPELAKEGYRVIAVDYRGAGNSWKPASGYDKKTMAADIHFLIKEHLHIENPVIIAGHDIGLMVAYAYAQEYREETSHLVVIDAPLPGTKIFDAIRTDHRVWHFAFHNVLDLPEMLIAGKEREYLQSFFNYRIYNTGAITDKDIDIFTCAYSAPGAMKAGLEVYRAFDRDILDNKESLSKNGKLTIPVLAVGGTISTSGPLMKEMMEEVCENITAVQIPNTAHWVVEENPESFLKELLKFLN, encoded by the coding sequence ATGACTGAAAAAGAAACATTGAATCCGGCAATAATTCACGGAATGGCTATTATAGACAGCAACCTCCGCATTCATTATGCAGAAACAGGAAAGGGTGAAAAAGTAATCGTCCTTCTTCATGGATTTCCCCAGACATGGTGGGAATGGCGGTATATTATGCCTGAACTGGCAAAAGAAGGCTACAGGGTAATTGCCGTAGATTACCGGGGAGCAGGAAATTCCTGGAAACCGGCTTCAGGATATGATAAAAAAACGATGGCCGCGGATATTCACTTCCTGATCAAAGAGCATCTTCACATAGAAAACCCTGTAATTATTGCAGGACATGACATCGGGCTTATGGTAGCATACGCTTATGCCCAGGAATACAGGGAGGAAACTTCTCATTTGGTGGTAATTGATGCCCCGCTTCCTGGCACAAAAATATTTGATGCCATACGGACAGACCACAGGGTATGGCATTTTGCATTTCATAATGTCCTCGATTTACCGGAAATGCTTATCGCCGGCAAAGAAAGGGAATACCTGCAGTCTTTCTTCAACTACCGCATCTATAATACCGGTGCCATTACGGATAAAGATATTGATATATTCACCTGTGCTTATTCTGCTCCCGGTGCTATGAAAGCCGGCCTGGAAGTTTACCGCGCATTTGACCGGGATATTCTTGATAACAAAGAAAGCCTGTCTAAAAACGGAAAACTTACTATTCCTGTGCTGGCTGTAGGAGGAACGATCAGCACAAGTGGTCCTTTAATGAAAGAAATGATGGAAGAAGTATGTGAAAACATTACAGCCGTACAAATTCCGAATACCGCCCATTGGGTAGTGGAAGAAAATCCTGAATCATTTTTAAAAGAACTTTTAAAATTTCTCAATTAA
- a CDS encoding Lrp/AsnC family transcriptional regulator, whose translation MQLDQLHYAILNELQLNARMSNAEIGRRIGLTAPAVAERIKKMQEEGIIKSFTAAVEFSKLDYLQRVMIAIKLPPDNIPGFLKEAEKTEGITKIVHTTGEYCFFIDMVLKSTEELVPVLNKLRKFGETTTFSILAVPVDSKAVRL comes from the coding sequence ATGCAACTGGATCAACTACATTATGCCATTTTGAATGAACTGCAGCTGAATGCGAGAATGAGTAATGCGGAAATAGGGCGGAGGATAGGACTCACTGCTCCTGCTGTAGCAGAAAGGATTAAAAAAATGCAGGAAGAAGGTATTATAAAAAGCTTTACAGCTGCGGTTGAGTTTTCTAAACTTGATTATCTTCAAAGAGTCATGATTGCGATAAAGCTGCCACCCGATAATATCCCTGGATTTTTGAAAGAAGCAGAAAAGACAGAAGGAATTACCAAAATAGTTCACACTACAGGTGAATACTGTTTTTTTATTGATATGGTACTGAAATCAACAGAAGAGTTAGTTCCTGTTCTGAACAAATTAAGAAAATTCGGGGAAACCACTACTTTCTCAATACTGGCAGTTCCGGTTGATTCTAAAGCCGTTCGCTTATAA
- a CDS encoding MFS transporter — protein sequence MLLKEASEKRIRLITIMAFVSIPLSGFVTDIYLPSFPSMAKEMQVSEKDIQITLTSYLLSYGISQLFVGGILDSIGRYRPKLVALFLLIISSILITMTDSILLICLLRILQGAAVSVLVVATRAIFVDLYDSEKVKHYLSYFTIVWSCGPILAPFLGGYLEKLFNWHANFYFLAFYAGMLFLFEWFFSGESLPERKKLNLSENISLYKMMLKNRIFMLGIFILGLSYSIVMLFNITGPFIIENTFHFTPVIIGYCTLILGFSWMIGGFIGKRRLKLDFKERILQPIILQLILITGLIATSFYAESLFIMVPFAFFIHICSGILFTSFFTTSMLYFPKNAGTAGGLMGGLVYVITSVTSFIISVSGNVTEQQGLAWRYLIIAFMLLGIILVMHQAVKKEQAEN from the coding sequence ATGTTATTGAAAGAAGCATCTGAAAAAAGAATCAGATTAATAACCATTATGGCTTTCGTGTCGATCCCGCTTTCCGGGTTTGTCACAGATATTTATTTGCCATCCTTCCCATCCATGGCAAAGGAGATGCAGGTCTCTGAAAAAGATATCCAGATCACATTAACGTCTTATTTACTGAGCTACGGAATTTCACAGCTTTTTGTAGGGGGAATTCTGGACAGTATCGGGCGCTACCGTCCAAAGCTTGTTGCCCTGTTCCTGCTGATCATCAGCAGTATCCTGATTACGATGACGGACAGCATTCTGCTGATCTGCCTGCTGCGTATTCTTCAGGGAGCTGCAGTTTCTGTACTGGTTGTCGCTACACGGGCTATTTTTGTAGATCTTTATGATTCTGAAAAAGTAAAGCATTATCTGAGCTATTTCACGATCGTCTGGTCCTGCGGGCCTATTCTGGCTCCTTTTCTGGGCGGATACCTTGAAAAACTGTTTAACTGGCACGCCAATTTCTATTTTCTTGCTTTTTATGCAGGAATGCTGTTTCTGTTTGAATGGTTTTTCAGCGGGGAAAGCCTACCGGAGAGGAAGAAACTTAACCTTTCAGAGAACATCAGCCTTTATAAGATGATGCTGAAAAACAGGATTTTTATGTTAGGGATATTTATTTTAGGACTTAGCTACTCTATTGTGATGCTTTTCAATATCACAGGTCCCTTTATCATTGAAAATACCTTTCATTTCACGCCGGTTATTATCGGATACTGTACCCTGATATTAGGATTTTCATGGATGATCGGCGGTTTTATAGGAAAAAGAAGACTTAAACTTGATTTTAAGGAAAGGATCTTACAGCCGATTATTTTACAGCTGATCCTGATTACAGGGCTGATTGCAACCAGCTTTTATGCAGAGAGTCTGTTTATCATGGTACCTTTCGCCTTTTTTATTCATATCTGTTCTGGAATCCTGTTCACTTCATTTTTTACCACAAGCATGTTGTATTTCCCTAAAAATGCGGGTACAGCCGGCGGATTGATGGGTGGATTAGTGTATGTAATCACGTCTGTTACAAGCTTTATTATCTCGGTAAGCGGAAACGTTACTGAACAGCAAGGTCTTGCATGGCGGTATCTGATAATTGCCTTTATGCTTTTAGGAATCATCCTGGTCATGCACCAGGCCGTTAAAAAAGAACAAGCAGAGAATTAG
- a CDS encoding helix-turn-helix domain-containing protein — protein MSDQLETIGDYYKRVRNEQIKMFDSDDFETGKSHFNVSMRRYCSFKSPYNRRDYYKVSFIIGKGTFQYGHHKLYVDRPALFFPSPNIPYSWECEGNFQEGYFCLFNQEFFSGNTEFNLFKKTSLFKEWSKPIVFLTDEQTQLATLYFEQMYKLNNSTYPFRCSSIKSHLASVMHLALENRVDDIHPNELPANIRLYRLFDELLNKQFPLDSPAYPLALKTASDFADHLNVHVNHLNSSVKSVTQLTTTQIIKERVFEESKNLLKYTNWDIAEIGYTLGFEQPSHFNNFFKKHAEVSPLKFKNAF, from the coding sequence ATGAGCGATCAGCTGGAAACTATTGGGGATTATTACAAACGTGTGCGGAACGAGCAGATTAAAATGTTTGATTCCGATGATTTTGAAACGGGAAAATCCCATTTCAATGTTTCAATGCGGAGATACTGCAGTTTTAAAAGCCCTTACAACCGCCGTGATTATTATAAAGTAAGCTTTATTATTGGAAAAGGTACATTCCAGTATGGTCATCATAAACTGTATGTTGATCGTCCTGCCCTTTTTTTTCCGTCACCTAATATTCCGTACTCCTGGGAATGTGAGGGGAATTTTCAGGAAGGATATTTCTGCCTGTTCAATCAGGAATTTTTCAGCGGAAATACGGAATTCAATTTATTTAAAAAGACCTCACTTTTCAAGGAATGGAGCAAGCCCATTGTATTTTTAACGGATGAGCAGACACAGCTGGCAACCCTTTATTTTGAACAGATGTATAAGCTTAATAACTCAACATACCCGTTCCGCTGCAGCAGTATTAAAAGTCATCTCGCCTCTGTGATGCATCTGGCCCTGGAAAACCGTGTAGATGATATCCACCCTAATGAACTTCCAGCCAACATCCGTTTATACCGTTTATTTGATGAGCTTCTCAACAAGCAGTTTCCGCTGGATTCTCCGGCTTATCCTCTGGCTTTGAAAACAGCTTCTGATTTTGCCGACCATCTTAATGTGCATGTCAATCATTTGAATTCTTCAGTAAAATCGGTAACGCAGCTTACCACTACACAAATCATCAAGGAAAGAGTATTTGAAGAATCCAAAAATCTACTGAAATACACCAACTGGGATATTGCTGAAATAGGATATACTCTTGGATTTGAGCAACCCTCCCATTTCAATAATTTCTTTAAAAAACATGCTGAAGTTTCACCACTGAAATTTAAAAATGCATTTTAA